The following are from one region of the Erwinia billingiae Eb661 genome:
- the idnO gene encoding gluconate 5-dehydrogenase has translation MNLFSLENKRILVTGAAQGIGFIMARGLAQHGAEIIINGTSEERAENAAMKLRDEGFTAHTAVFNVADPQGVEAGIEKIESTIGPIDVLFNNAGIQRRHPFTEFPLDEWNDIIATNQTGVFLVSQTVAKRMITRNAGKIVNICSMQSELGRDTITPYAAAKGAVKMLTRGMCVELARYNIQVNGIAPGYFETPMTKALVDNQEFTDWLCKRTPAARWGNPEELVGAAVFLSSKASDFVNGHLLFVDGGMLAAV, from the coding sequence ATGAATCTATTCAGCTTAGAGAACAAACGAATTTTAGTGACCGGCGCAGCGCAGGGCATCGGTTTTATTATGGCGCGCGGCCTGGCGCAGCACGGTGCGGAAATCATCATTAACGGCACCTCAGAAGAGCGCGCAGAGAATGCGGCGATGAAGCTGCGCGACGAAGGCTTTACCGCGCACACCGCGGTCTTCAACGTCGCGGACCCGCAAGGGGTTGAAGCCGGGATTGAAAAGATTGAGTCCACCATCGGGCCAATCGACGTGCTGTTTAATAATGCCGGCATCCAGCGCCGTCACCCGTTCACCGAGTTCCCGCTGGATGAGTGGAATGACATTATTGCCACCAACCAGACCGGGGTGTTCCTGGTCTCCCAGACCGTGGCGAAGCGCATGATTACCCGCAACGCGGGCAAAATCGTCAACATCTGTTCGATGCAGAGCGAACTGGGCCGCGACACCATCACTCCCTATGCCGCAGCGAAAGGCGCGGTGAAAATGCTGACGCGCGGCATGTGCGTGGAGCTGGCCCGCTACAACATCCAGGTCAACGGCATTGCGCCGGGCTATTTCGAGACGCCGATGACCAAAGCGCTGGTGGACAATCAGGAGTTTACCGACTGGCTGTGCAAGCGCACGCCGGCTGCCCGTTGGGGCAATCCCGAAGAACTGGTGGGCGCGGCGGTATTCCTGTCTTCAAAGGCGTCTGACTTTGTGAATGGGCATCTGCTGTTTGTTGATGGCGGCATGCTGGCAGCGGTCTAA
- a CDS encoding cytochrome c — MKKLTLLSLLLASMTAASLTASAEDLDVNLLHKGQQVASASDCQACHTAPGSKTAFSGGYAIASPMGVIYSTNITPAENGIGHYTEAQFSAAVRDGVRADGAQLYPAMPYTSYSQMTDEDLHALYYYFEHGVKPVDRANQQTSLPFPFSLRFSMKFWNLMFANTKRFEPDSSKSAEWNRGNYLVNSLAHCNTCHTPRGVLMQEESAKPLAGGPLGSWYAPNITSDKVSGIGGWSVQELMQYLKTGRAEGKNQAAGGMAEAVENSLQYLPDSDLKAIAVYLKSTPAIRDDGDTQAAFSYGKPMDVENSIRGRNPNNANHSLTTGAALFSGNCASCHQPDGAGSKNQAYPSLFHNTATGLRDPNNLISAILFGVQRKTADGDVLMPGFSSPSYVDKLNDQQVADITNFVRQNYGNPEGTVTAGDVAWVRKGGHPPLLAEVQPWIVPGSIAVIVIVLIIVLLWRRARRK; from the coding sequence ATGAAAAAACTGACGTTGCTTTCCCTGCTGCTGGCCAGCATGACCGCTGCAAGCCTTACCGCTTCTGCTGAGGACCTGGATGTTAACCTGCTGCATAAAGGTCAGCAGGTTGCCTCCGCCTCCGACTGCCAGGCGTGCCACACCGCGCCGGGCAGCAAAACCGCTTTCTCTGGCGGCTATGCCATCGCCTCGCCGATGGGGGTGATTTACTCCACCAACATCACGCCCGCCGAAAACGGCATTGGGCACTATACCGAAGCGCAATTCTCCGCGGCGGTACGCGATGGCGTGCGGGCTGACGGCGCGCAGCTCTATCCGGCGATGCCGTACACTTCCTACAGCCAGATGACCGACGAGGATCTGCACGCGCTCTACTACTACTTTGAGCACGGCGTGAAGCCGGTCGATCGGGCCAATCAGCAGACCAGCCTGCCGTTCCCGTTCAGCCTGCGGTTCAGCATGAAGTTCTGGAACCTGATGTTTGCTAACACCAAACGCTTCGAGCCGGACAGCAGCAAAAGCGCCGAATGGAACCGCGGCAACTATCTGGTCAACAGCCTGGCGCACTGTAATACCTGCCATACGCCGCGCGGCGTGCTGATGCAGGAAGAGAGCGCGAAGCCGCTGGCTGGCGGCCCGCTGGGCAGCTGGTATGCGCCAAACATCACCTCCGACAAGGTCAGCGGCATTGGTGGCTGGAGCGTTCAGGAGCTGATGCAGTACCTGAAAACCGGTCGCGCCGAAGGGAAAAACCAGGCGGCTGGCGGCATGGCGGAAGCGGTTGAAAACAGCCTGCAGTATCTGCCGGACAGCGATCTGAAGGCGATTGCGGTTTACCTGAAAAGCACCCCGGCGATCCGTGACGATGGCGACACCCAGGCCGCCTTCTCTTACGGCAAGCCGATGGATGTTGAAAACAGCATTCGTGGTCGCAACCCGAATAATGCCAACCACTCGCTCACCACCGGTGCCGCATTGTTTAGCGGAAACTGCGCCAGCTGCCACCAGCCGGATGGCGCAGGCAGCAAGAATCAGGCTTATCCGTCGCTGTTCCACAACACCGCAACCGGGCTGCGCGATCCGAATAACCTGATCTCGGCGATCCTGTTTGGTGTGCAGCGTAAAACCGCCGATGGTGACGTGCTGATGCCGGGCTTCAGCTCGCCATCTTATGTCGACAAGCTGAACGATCAGCAGGTGGCGGATATCACCAACTTTGTCCGTCAGAACTACGGCAATCCAGAAGGTACGGTTACCGCAGGCGATGTTGCCTGGGTGCGTAAAGGCGGCCATCCACCGCTGCTGGCCGAAGTGCAGCCGTGGATCGTTCCTGGCAGCATTGCGGTCATTGTGATTGTGCTGATTATTGTTCTGCTGTGGCGTCGGGCACGACGTAAATAA
- a CDS encoding YhcH/YjgK/YiaL family protein: MIIDTLEQAAKNPLYPAVIRNTLQTIQANNPQTQAVGKYAIQGEAIFYSVMESETRDFNAQQPEFHRQYIDIHLVLAGEEIIGAGPIGLERDLVAPFEEQKDLGFCHRIDSETLIHLQPGALAVIFPLELHRPMCTFGVPSPLRKIVVKIDSALLVD, encoded by the coding sequence ATGATCATTGATACCCTCGAACAGGCAGCAAAAAATCCGCTTTATCCAGCGGTGATCCGCAACACCCTGCAGACTATCCAGGCGAACAATCCGCAGACCCAGGCGGTAGGAAAATACGCCATTCAGGGCGAGGCGATTTTCTACTCGGTGATGGAAAGCGAAACGCGCGATTTTAACGCGCAGCAGCCCGAGTTCCACCGCCAGTATATCGATATCCATCTGGTGCTGGCCGGGGAAGAGATCATTGGCGCAGGCCCGATCGGGCTGGAACGGGATCTGGTTGCTCCTTTTGAAGAGCAGAAGGATCTGGGCTTCTGCCATCGGATCGACAGTGAAACGCTGATCCACCTGCAACCCGGCGCGCTGGCGGTGATCTTCCCGCTGGAGCTGCATCGCCCAATGTGCACCTTCGGCGTTCCCTCTCCGCTGCGTAAGATCGTGGTGAAAATCGACAGCGCATTGCTGGTGGATTAA
- a CDS encoding sugar dehydrogenase complex small subunit, with product MHQPKTDRSLVPPKNGTGSNRREFLRTAVNLTVSAALFVGPGRAFAASLVSASDPVKNFITVSQAITEHKQIDSGLAARFYEAFARSDRQFTARVTRLAQLLTAGDSAQQLMDKATQAGLKDFLYQIVTAWYTGTVGSDYHGTLVAYKQALMYAPVSDGLVVPTYCGNGPIWWTAPVPDENDGLIASL from the coding sequence ATGCACCAGCCAAAAACCGATCGTTCTCTGGTTCCGCCCAAAAATGGAACCGGTTCCAATCGTCGTGAGTTCCTGCGCACCGCCGTCAATCTGACCGTCTCGGCAGCGCTGTTCGTCGGGCCTGGCCGGGCGTTTGCGGCAAGCCTGGTCAGCGCCAGCGATCCGGTTAAAAACTTTATTACCGTCTCGCAGGCCATCACCGAGCATAAGCAGATCGACAGTGGCCTCGCCGCGCGTTTCTACGAAGCCTTCGCCCGCAGTGACAGGCAGTTTACCGCCAGGGTCACCCGCCTGGCGCAGTTGCTGACCGCCGGCGACAGCGCGCAACAGCTGATGGACAAAGCCACTCAGGCAGGACTGAAAGACTTCCTCTATCAGATCGTTACCGCCTGGTACACCGGCACCGTCGGCAGCGACTATCACGGCACGCTGGTCGCCTATAAGCAGGCGCTGATGTATGCCCCGGTCAGCGATGGCCTGGTGGTGCCAACCTACTGCGGCAATGGCCCGATCTGGTGGACCGCACCCGTCCCGGATGAAAACGACGGTTTGATCGCCAGTCTGTAA
- a CDS encoding amino acid ABC transporter permease translates to MSKDDSHQDPDTLRIVGKRYYGRWISALVVLLMLAAAVSSMVQNPRFEWQVIADSFTQQSILQGVLMTLQLTAISVVLGFTGGTVLALMRLSSNPVLVSVSWAYTWFFRGVPMLVQLFLWYNIAALYPKVSVSLPWVGELWSASSNSLISPFSAAVIALVMHQAAYAAEIVRAGIQSVGNGQLEAAKALGYRPSEIFRYTVLPQAMRAILPPAGNEIIGQLKTTAVVSVIALQDVLFSAQIIYQRTYQVIPLLLVATLWYLLMTSVLSVGQFYVERYFARGVTRKEKREWFKRKPATFTAEQGRVSNG, encoded by the coding sequence ATGAGTAAAGACGACAGCCATCAGGATCCCGACACGCTGCGCATTGTCGGCAAACGCTATTATGGCCGCTGGATCAGCGCCTTAGTGGTGCTGCTGATGCTGGCTGCGGCGGTCAGCTCGATGGTACAGAACCCGCGTTTTGAGTGGCAGGTGATTGCCGACAGCTTTACCCAGCAGTCGATCCTGCAAGGGGTGCTGATGACGCTGCAGCTGACGGCGATTTCGGTGGTGCTGGGCTTTACCGGCGGCACGGTGCTGGCGTTAATGCGGCTCTCTTCCAATCCGGTGCTGGTCAGCGTCAGCTGGGCCTATACCTGGTTTTTCCGTGGCGTGCCGATGCTGGTGCAGCTGTTTCTCTGGTACAACATTGCCGCGCTCTATCCAAAGGTCTCTGTTTCGCTGCCCTGGGTCGGCGAGCTGTGGAGCGCGTCGTCGAACTCGCTGATCAGTCCGTTCAGCGCGGCGGTGATCGCCCTGGTGATGCACCAGGCGGCCTATGCGGCAGAAATTGTGCGCGCCGGCATCCAGAGCGTCGGCAACGGCCAGCTGGAAGCGGCCAAAGCGTTGGGCTACCGTCCCTCCGAAATTTTCCGCTATACCGTGCTGCCGCAGGCGATGCGCGCCATCCTGCCACCGGCGGGCAATGAAATCATCGGCCAGCTGAAAACCACCGCGGTGGTGTCGGTGATCGCCCTGCAGGACGTGCTGTTTTCGGCGCAGATTATTTACCAGCGCACCTATCAGGTGATCCCGCTGCTGCTGGTGGCGACGCTGTGGTATCTGCTGATGACTTCGGTGCTGTCAGTGGGACAATTCTACGTTGAGCGCTACTTTGCGCGCGGCGTCACCCGTAAAGAGAAGCGCGAATGGTTCAAACGCAAGCCGGCAACCTTTACCGCAGAGCAGGGGAGAGTGAGCAATGGCTGA
- a CDS encoding 2-hydroxyacid dehydrogenase, which yields MTTQAILLIAPVPDALMDRLASGWTVHRLYEQQDPQAFLAQSGDSIQAVVTRGDIGVRNEVLQQLPQVKLIAVFGVGTDAIDLNTTRARKIAVTITSGVLTNDVADMAMGLLLAASRRLCQGDRFVREGQWLNNAPPLGTQVSGKRIGIVGMGNIGQAIARRASGFDMPVSYTSRSRRESLPYSWCDDVQSLAKSCDFLVIAASGGESTKGMVDSAVLQAMPKHAWLINIARGSLVDQSALIQALRKGEIAGAALDVFEQEPQVPEELIALNNVLLQPHVGSATHETRQQMADVVFANVEAFFNQKPLPTAID from the coding sequence ATGACAACTCAAGCCATCCTGCTAATCGCTCCCGTACCTGATGCCCTGATGGACCGACTGGCTTCTGGCTGGACGGTTCACCGCCTGTACGAGCAGCAGGATCCGCAGGCCTTTCTGGCCCAGTCTGGCGACAGCATTCAGGCGGTGGTGACGCGCGGCGACATCGGCGTTCGCAACGAGGTTCTGCAGCAGTTACCGCAGGTAAAGCTGATTGCCGTGTTCGGCGTCGGCACCGATGCCATCGACCTCAACACCACCCGCGCCCGCAAGATTGCCGTGACCATCACCTCCGGCGTGTTAACCAATGACGTTGCCGATATGGCGATGGGCCTGCTGCTGGCGGCATCCCGCCGACTGTGCCAAGGCGACCGCTTTGTTCGCGAGGGCCAGTGGCTGAACAACGCGCCACCGCTCGGCACCCAGGTCAGCGGCAAACGTATCGGCATTGTCGGCATGGGCAACATTGGCCAGGCCATTGCCCGCCGCGCCAGCGGATTCGATATGCCGGTCAGCTACACCAGCCGCAGCCGCCGTGAGTCGCTGCCGTACAGCTGGTGCGACGATGTGCAGAGCCTGGCGAAATCCTGTGACTTCCTGGTGATTGCGGCTTCGGGCGGCGAATCCACCAAAGGGATGGTTGACAGCGCCGTCCTGCAGGCGATGCCGAAACATGCCTGGCTGATCAATATCGCGCGCGGCTCGTTAGTCGATCAGTCCGCATTAATTCAGGCCTTACGCAAAGGCGAGATTGCCGGTGCCGCGCTGGACGTCTTCGAGCAGGAGCCGCAGGTTCCAGAAGAGCTGATTGCGCTGAACAACGTGCTGTTACAGCCCCATGTGGGTAGCGCCACTCACGAAACCCGTCAGCAGATGGCGGATGTGGTGTTCGCCAACGTTGAGGCGTTCTTCAACCAGAAGCCACTGCCGACCGCCATCGATTAA
- a CDS encoding amino acid ABC transporter ATP-binding protein, giving the protein MAEAISLRKITKRFSGVTILDGIDLDIAAGSVTTILGPSGSGKSTLLRCINHLEKLDGGTIRIGGALVGYQQKGQLLHELSSKQIAAQRSQIGMVFQQFNLFPHRTVLQNVIDAPMRVKKLSRQQAESKGLALLKQVGLAGREHDWPQQLSGGQQQRVAIARALAMDPEVMLFDEPTSALDPELVGEVLQVIKQLAHSGITMVIVTHEIGFAREVADNIVFMEEGKIVASGPTSTVLDEAQNPRVRHFLATVL; this is encoded by the coding sequence ATGGCTGAAGCTATCTCGTTACGTAAAATCACCAAACGTTTTTCCGGCGTCACCATTCTGGACGGCATCGATCTGGATATTGCCGCCGGTTCGGTGACCACTATCCTCGGCCCGTCGGGCTCGGGTAAATCGACGCTGCTGCGCTGCATTAACCATCTGGAAAAGCTCGATGGCGGCACCATCCGCATCGGTGGCGCGTTGGTGGGCTATCAACAAAAGGGCCAGCTGCTGCACGAGCTGAGCAGCAAGCAGATCGCCGCACAACGCAGCCAGATCGGCATGGTTTTCCAGCAGTTCAATCTGTTTCCACACCGCACGGTGCTGCAAAACGTGATTGATGCGCCAATGCGGGTGAAAAAGCTCAGCCGTCAGCAGGCGGAAAGCAAAGGTCTGGCGCTGCTGAAGCAGGTCGGGCTGGCGGGACGTGAACACGACTGGCCGCAGCAGCTCTCCGGCGGTCAGCAGCAGCGCGTGGCGATTGCCCGGGCGCTGGCGATGGATCCCGAGGTGATGCTGTTTGATGAGCCCACCTCGGCGCTGGATCCGGAGCTGGTCGGCGAAGTATTGCAGGTGATCAAACAGCTGGCGCACTCCGGCATCACCATGGTGATCGTCACCCATGAAATCGGCTTTGCCCGTGAAGTGGCGGATAACATCGTCTTTATGGAAGAAGGGAAAATCGTTGCCTCCGGACCGACTTCAACCGTACTTGACGAAGCGCAAAACCCGCGCGTCCGTCATTTTTTAGCCACGGTACTTTAA
- a CDS encoding gluconokinase, with product MAGQCIIVMGVSGTGKSSVGTALANALQAKFIDGDDLHPRQNITKMASGQALNDDDRLPWLGRLSDVIFSLEQKNESGVLVCSALKKSYRDRLREGNQNVHFIWLNGDYDCVLDRMKRRKGHFMPEALLKSQFAALEAPGAEERDVIPVDISPALSTIVTRCVSLLQPTPAAPAVASLQPETEQRYDH from the coding sequence ATGGCAGGTCAATGCATTATTGTGATGGGCGTGTCCGGCACCGGGAAATCCTCGGTGGGGACGGCGCTGGCAAATGCCTTACAGGCGAAATTTATCGACGGGGACGATCTGCATCCCCGGCAGAACATCACCAAGATGGCGTCCGGCCAGGCGCTGAACGACGACGATCGTTTACCGTGGTTAGGCCGGCTTTCAGACGTAATTTTCAGCCTTGAGCAGAAGAATGAGTCCGGTGTACTGGTCTGTTCAGCGCTGAAAAAAAGCTACCGCGACCGGCTGCGTGAAGGCAATCAGAACGTGCATTTTATCTGGCTGAACGGCGACTACGACTGCGTGCTGGACCGCATGAAGCGGCGCAAAGGGCACTTTATGCCGGAGGCGCTGCTTAAAAGTCAGTTTGCCGCGCTGGAAGCACCCGGTGCAGAGGAGCGCGATGTTATCCCCGTGGATATCTCGCCTGCGCTGAGCACCATTGTGACCCGCTGCGTCAGCCTGTTGCAGCCCACTCCTGCGGCGCCCGCCGTGGCATCCTTACAACCGGAGACCGAACAACGTTATGATCATTGA
- a CDS encoding ABC transporter substrate-binding protein codes for MTLSKWVFSALMVASLPTAWAAEQNVPTESSLHVSADSKLKSQLPAEILKRGYIVAGTNPNTPPTTFYKEDNRTLVGREIDIMNAVGERLGIPVHWQDTGGFDNIIPGLKSGRYDVALSNINATKARLAQVDFVGYYNASRLGIIAQKEANVKPFTSLLDVCGKTVGAGAGTTQLTRLDQASKACEAAGKQPIKTAVFPDRPAGVQAVVSGRVPMFFGPYEGLTYQVSQVPVLALPGQIHVDDAPVSVAFAKDSPLEPAVQAALNSLIEDGSYQKILDKWNIGFGAVKEAKRNLDIFK; via the coding sequence ATGACATTATCTAAATGGGTATTTTCAGCATTGATGGTCGCCAGCCTGCCAACGGCCTGGGCTGCGGAACAAAATGTCCCGACTGAAAGCTCTTTGCACGTGTCGGCCGACAGCAAGCTGAAAAGCCAGCTGCCTGCTGAGATCCTGAAGCGCGGTTATATCGTCGCCGGAACCAACCCAAATACGCCGCCAACCACCTTTTATAAAGAAGATAACCGCACGCTGGTCGGTCGCGAGATCGACATTATGAATGCGGTCGGCGAACGCCTGGGCATTCCGGTGCACTGGCAGGATACCGGCGGCTTCGACAACATTATTCCGGGGCTGAAATCCGGCCGTTACGATGTGGCGCTGTCGAATATCAACGCCACCAAAGCCCGCCTGGCGCAGGTCGATTTCGTTGGCTATTACAACGCCTCGCGTCTGGGGATCATTGCCCAGAAAGAGGCCAACGTGAAGCCGTTTACCTCGCTGCTGGACGTCTGCGGTAAAACGGTGGGCGCCGGTGCCGGCACCACGCAGCTGACGCGTCTGGACCAGGCCAGCAAAGCGTGTGAGGCCGCCGGCAAGCAGCCGATTAAAACGGCGGTATTCCCGGATCGTCCGGCCGGTGTTCAGGCGGTGGTGAGCGGGCGTGTGCCGATGTTCTTCGGCCCGTATGAAGGTCTGACCTATCAGGTCAGCCAGGTTCCCGTGCTGGCCTTACCGGGCCAGATCCACGTCGACGATGCGCCGGTGTCCGTGGCCTTCGCTAAAGATTCTCCGCTGGAGCCTGCGGTGCAGGCCGCACTGAACTCGCTGATCGAAGACGGTTCGTACCAGAAAATTCTCGATAAGTGGAACATCGGCTTCGGCGCGGTGAAAGAAGCTAAACGCAATCTGGATATTTTTAAATGA
- a CDS encoding GMC family oxidoreductase has protein sequence MNKQPVFTAQGDASADIVIVGSGVVGGMIANELVSQGYSVLVLEAGLRIERSQAVENWRNMPFANRAGSDFQGLYPQSKFAPAPLYFPPNNYVNVTGPNASSFQQGYLRTVGGTTWHWAASCWRHDPSDFVMQSKYGVGRDWPISYDELEPWYCKAENEIGVAGPHDPARQSPSQRSQPYPMDMVPFAHGDSYFASVVNPHGYNLVPIPQGRSTRPWEGRPTCCGNNNCQPICPIGAMYNGIHHIERAERAGAVVLAEAVVYKMDTDSNNRITAVHWKDSAGASHKASGKAFALACNGIETPRLLLMAANEANPTGIANSSDMVGRNMMDHSGFHCSFLTKEPVWLGRGPAQSSCMVGYRDGEFRRDYSANKVILNNISRVVAATTQALAKGLVGKALDEEIRYRAVHSVDLSISLEPLPDPENRLTLSKTRLDPHGLPCPDIYYDVGDYVRKGAEASHAQLEHIGQLFDAKEFNISKGLNANNHIMGGVIMGKDAKDAVVDGNCRAFDHENLWLPGGGAIPSASVVNSTLTMAALALKAAQDMAMRMKGRV, from the coding sequence ATGAACAAACAACCCGTTTTTACTGCGCAAGGCGATGCCAGCGCGGATATTGTGATCGTGGGCTCAGGTGTTGTCGGTGGCATGATTGCCAATGAATTGGTCAGCCAGGGCTATTCCGTGCTGGTGCTGGAAGCCGGGCTGCGCATTGAGCGTTCCCAGGCGGTCGAGAACTGGCGCAATATGCCTTTTGCTAACCGTGCAGGGTCGGATTTCCAGGGGCTGTACCCGCAGTCGAAATTCGCGCCCGCCCCGCTCTACTTCCCGCCGAATAACTACGTTAACGTGACCGGCCCGAACGCCTCCAGTTTCCAGCAGGGCTATCTGCGTACCGTCGGCGGCACCACCTGGCACTGGGCGGCGTCCTGCTGGCGTCACGATCCCAGCGACTTTGTCATGCAGTCGAAATATGGCGTCGGTCGCGACTGGCCAATCTCCTATGACGAACTGGAGCCGTGGTACTGCAAAGCCGAAAACGAAATTGGCGTGGCGGGCCCGCACGATCCCGCCCGTCAGTCACCTTCCCAGCGCAGCCAGCCCTATCCGATGGATATGGTGCCGTTTGCCCACGGCGACAGCTATTTCGCCAGCGTGGTCAACCCGCACGGCTACAACCTGGTGCCGATCCCGCAGGGCCGCAGTACCCGTCCGTGGGAAGGTCGCCCGACCTGCTGTGGCAACAATAACTGCCAGCCGATCTGTCCGATTGGCGCGATGTATAACGGCATTCACCATATCGAACGTGCCGAGCGCGCGGGTGCGGTGGTGCTGGCCGAAGCGGTGGTCTACAAGATGGATACCGACAGCAACAACCGCATCACCGCCGTGCACTGGAAAGACAGCGCGGGTGCGTCGCATAAAGCCAGCGGCAAAGCCTTCGCGCTGGCCTGTAACGGCATCGAAACGCCGCGCCTGCTGCTGATGGCGGCCAACGAAGCTAACCCAACCGGTATCGCCAACAGCTCCGATATGGTCGGCCGTAATATGATGGACCACTCCGGTTTCCACTGCTCATTCCTGACCAAAGAACCGGTCTGGCTGGGTCGTGGCCCGGCGCAGAGTAGCTGTATGGTTGGCTACCGCGATGGCGAGTTCCGCCGCGACTACTCCGCCAACAAAGTGATCCTCAACAACATCTCGCGCGTTGTTGCTGCCACCACTCAGGCGCTGGCAAAAGGTCTGGTCGGCAAGGCGCTGGACGAAGAGATCCGCTATCGCGCCGTGCACAGCGTCGATCTGTCGATCAGCCTTGAGCCGCTGCCGGATCCGGAAAACCGCCTGACGCTGAGCAAAACCCGTCTGGATCCGCACGGCCTGCCCTGCCCGGATATTTACTACGACGTCGGTGATTACGTGCGTAAAGGCGCGGAAGCGTCCCACGCGCAGCTTGAGCATATCGGCCAGCTGTTTGATGCCAAAGAGTTCAACATCAGCAAAGGGCTGAACGCCAACAACCATATTATGGGCGGCGTGATCATGGGCAAAGACGCCAAAGACGCGGTGGTCGATGGCAACTGTCGCGCCTTCGATCATGAGAATCTGTGGCTGCCGGGCGGCGGGGCGATTCCGTCTGCCAGCGTGGTTAACAGTACGCTGACCATGGCCGCGCTGGCGTTGAAAGCGGCACAGGATATGGCGATGCGCATGAAGGGGCGGGTATGA
- a CDS encoding LacI family DNA-binding transcriptional regulator, which yields MKMQRITLHDIATLAGVTKMTVSRYLRTPEKVKPDTAERIASVIAEVGYQPDPDNHAIASNALPRIGVLIPSFNNQIFSDLLAGVESVTTAQGYQTLVVNYDYDSQREEEQIATVLAFNVKAILLTESVHTVRAEKYLKAAGIPVAEVMGLTTTEGRVNVGFNNFQAGFDMASMLIGSGKKRIIYFGSMSDIRDEQRYAGYCKAVEDAGLPTGRIAPKKVSSVSTGAGMMTMARQMYPDMDGILCTNDDLAVGVLQECLAAGIAVPQEMAIAGFHGLEIGQVTTPKLASVITPRFEMGKTATEILIKKINNLPTIERVDLHYRLSMGSTI from the coding sequence ATGAAAATGCAACGGATCACGTTACATGATATTGCCACTCTGGCGGGTGTAACAAAAATGACGGTCAGCCGCTATCTCCGCACGCCGGAAAAAGTTAAACCTGACACCGCCGAGCGGATTGCCAGCGTGATTGCCGAGGTGGGCTACCAGCCGGACCCGGATAATCACGCCATCGCCAGCAACGCCCTTCCCCGCATCGGCGTGCTGATCCCCTCCTTTAATAACCAGATTTTCTCCGACCTGCTGGCCGGCGTGGAGTCGGTGACCACCGCCCAGGGCTATCAGACGCTGGTGGTGAATTACGACTACGACAGCCAGCGCGAGGAGGAGCAGATCGCCACCGTGCTGGCCTTCAATGTTAAGGCAATCTTACTGACCGAATCGGTCCACACCGTGCGCGCCGAGAAGTATCTGAAAGCGGCGGGCATTCCGGTGGCGGAAGTGATGGGGCTGACCACCACCGAAGGCCGCGTCAACGTCGGATTCAATAACTTCCAGGCCGGGTTTGATATGGCCAGCATGCTGATTGGCAGCGGCAAAAAGCGCATCATCTATTTCGGCTCAATGTCCGATATCCGCGATGAGCAGCGCTACGCCGGCTACTGCAAAGCGGTGGAAGACGCGGGCCTGCCAACCGGACGCATCGCGCCAAAAAAGGTCTCATCGGTGTCGACCGGGGCCGGAATGATGACCATGGCGCGCCAGATGTATCCCGATATGGACGGCATTCTCTGCACCAACGATGACCTCGCGGTAGGCGTGTTGCAGGAGTGCCTGGCGGCCGGGATTGCCGTGCCCCAGGAGATGGCGATAGCCGGTTTCCACGGGCTGGAGATCGGTCAGGTAACAACCCCGAAACTGGCCAGCGTCATCACCCCGCGCTTCGAGATGGGTAAAACCGCCACTGAGATTTTGATTAAGAAGATCAACAACCTTCCCACCATCGAGCGGGTAGATTTGCACTATCGCCTGTCGATGGGATCGACCATCTGA